TTCCCCGATATATTTGTTACAGAAGTGCGAGTTTATTTTGTTTATTCTCTTGGTTAAATAAACTGAGAGCCGTAAACTGGCAGGTATATGAGTTCAGCGGCATCCTCACATCGTAATTTAGGTGGATATAGACTGCGAAGTCTATCAGCACGAAAAAAACCCCCTGCAAAAGTAGATGCAGTTCTCCGGAGTGTATTCTCTTCGCCGAAGTTGCGAGACCGTTTTTCTCAATATGCATTTGTTACTCATTGGCCTGAGATAGTCGGAGAACGGATATCGCAACATGCTAAACCCTTAAAGGTGGTTCGGGGTGAATTATTTGTAAAGGTCTCTAATCCTATTTGGGCTCAAGAACTCGCTTTTCTCAAAGAGACGTTGTTGAAGCGCATAGCAAAGATAACGTCAAGCGGGGCTCCCATTAATGATATTCGCTTTGTCGTATCAAGTGAGCCGTGATGGATAATGGTAAGTCCAAGGCTTAAGATTCTTTTCGACATGCCGCTATTCTGAGTGCCGCTCTCTTAAGTATGTATGGTAGCTCCCAGAACATAGAAGAGCAGGAGGGTGTTGCCATATTTTCGCTCTTGGTCAAGTACGAGCTGTTTGCTGGTGAACGGCTCTCGTTCCTTTGGATCTATTTGAATAATCAACTTTGCGTGAGACCCCGAGAGCAAAGATGGACGCTCTGCTATAAGTTGTAGTATTTCGAGCCACAGGCCTTGATATTGAGGTGGCGCTACATAGATGAGATCGAAGCGTTTCTGCGTGTTCTTGAGATATGAGAATGCATCGGTTTTTCGCACCTCTGCTTGACCTTCCAGATGCGTCTTTTTGAGATTTTCTCTCATGGTGCTTATCGCCTTTGGCGCCATATCGAGCATGATGGCACGCTTCGCACCCTGACTCAGCGCTTCAATCGCTACGGATCCACTGCCAGCGAAAAGGTCGAGGAGGAGTTCTACGTTCTCAATTTCAGGTCGGAGGATATCAAAGAGCGATGTTTTTACCCTGTCAAGAATCGGACGAGTGGTATCTCCTGGCACAGCGAGGAGTTTCGTTCCTTTTGCTGAGCCACCAACGACACGCATAGTCTCTATCCTTCTCGTCTGACCCTACTCCGCATTGACTAGAGGGAGTATCACTAATATTTCGATTCTCGAAATGCTCTTAGTAGAGCGGACGGTTCAAATCCCAGTTTTCGAGGTACTCACGAATAAACGCGAGAAACTGTCCGCCAAGCGCGCCATCAACAATCCGATGATCGTAAGAAAGGGTGAGATAGGAGATCTCTCTAATTCCAATCATATCGTCGATCACTACGGGACGTTTCTTTATTTCGCCTAGGCAAAGAATCGCCACCTGTGGTTGGTTAATAATTGGCGTTCCAATCATAGTTCCAAACACGCCTGGATTAGTAACGGTAAAGGTGCCGCCTGCTACCTCGTCTGGAAGAAGTTGTTTGTTTCGAGCTCTGCTCGCAAGGTCATTGAGCGCTCTTGCTATTCCAACAAAGTTTCGCTCCTCCGCACTCTTAATTACGGGAACGATTAGTCCTGTATTTCCAAGAGCGACAGCACATCCGAGGTTAATTTTTTTCTTCATGATTACGGTATTGCCATCGACTGAAGAGTTGACCATCGGAAACTCAAGAAGTGCTCGAACAGCGGCTTCTAGGAAGAAAGGGGTATAGCTTAGAGAGAATCCCTCGCGGCTCTTAAACTCATTCTTATGCTTTGCTCGCCATGCAGCGATCTTAGAACAGTCAATTTCCTGAACCGAATAGACATGCGGACTGGTGCGCTTAGACCGCACCATATGCTCAGCAATGAGCTTTCGCATATTATCCATGGGAACAACTTTCGTCCCTTCTGCTGTCCATTCTCCGGATGGGATGTCCACCGCTGGAGCTTTATACTCACTTGGCACAGTAGCAGGGACTTGAGCTGAAGAAGCGGCTGGGCTTGCTACTGAAGAGGATTGTGGAATAGCAGTCGCTTCTCGCGGAGCCTCAGGCTGAGCACGTTGACTTACATAATCAAGAAAGTCTTGCTTTGTTACTCTGCCCCCCTGTCCAGTTCCGACCACTGTAGCGAGCTCAACATCGCAGAT
This genomic stretch from bacterium harbors:
- a CDS encoding 2-oxo acid dehydrogenase subunit E2, which codes for MNIDMVMPQMGESIAEATIARWLKSPGDTVEKDELILEISTDKVDSEIPAPASGVLKEVLFKEGDVVPVKVKIAVIDTAGEGGASTASAPEPSGVTAEVTTEVAGSPQVAGSAQVAGSAQVTGSAQVTGSAQVTIEENIVMTDVPPAQTNGNGAARAVTPASQQAAPAGHENRFYSPVVKSLAKKHGICDVELATVVGTGQGGRVTKQDFLDYVSQRAQPEAPREATAIPQSSSVASPAASSAQVPATVPSEYKAPAVDIPSGEWTAEGTKVVPMDNMRKLIAEHMVRSKRTSPHVYSVQEIDCSKIAAWRAKHKNEFKSREGFSLSYTPFFLEAAVRALLEFPMVNSSVDGNTVIMKKKINLGCAVALGNTGLIVPVIKSAEERNFVGIARALNDLASRARNKQLLPDEVAGGTFTVTNPGVFGTMIGTPIINQPQVAILCLGEIKKRPVVIDDMIGIREISYLTLSYDHRIVDGALGGQFLAFIREYLENWDLNRPLY
- a CDS encoding DUF721 domain-containing protein; the encoded protein is MSSAASSHRNLGGYRLRSLSARKKPPAKVDAVLRSVFSSPKLRDRFSQYAFVTHWPEIVGERISQHAKPLKVVRGELFVKVSNPIWAQELAFLKETLLKRIAKITSSGAPINDIRFVVSSEP
- the rsmD gene encoding 16S rRNA (guanine(966)-N(2))-methyltransferase RsmD; this translates as MRVVGGSAKGTKLLAVPGDTTRPILDRVKTSLFDILRPEIENVELLLDLFAGSGSVAIEALSQGAKRAIMLDMAPKAISTMRENLKKTHLEGQAEVRKTDAFSYLKNTQKRFDLIYVAPPQYQGLWLEILQLIAERPSLLSGSHAKLIIQIDPKEREPFTSKQLVLDQERKYGNTLLLFYVLGATIHT